In one Lolium rigidum isolate FL_2022 chromosome 3, APGP_CSIRO_Lrig_0.1, whole genome shotgun sequence genomic region, the following are encoded:
- the LOC124696799 gene encoding uncharacterized protein LOC124696799 encodes MQAARQVDDKECYSSYTTNGTASGRPQRKSQAAPSRLKPMPSKWDDAQKWLVGMSNGGDGIHGGKGAAAKPRNSNADDRRLLGSSSQNGRVSCSSVDGGVEYNMVVAPPTPPQLGEGGSGDDVGETKNVDCGGMLLRPHGHGYGSPVSVCLRDMGTEMTPIASKEPSRAATPLRATTPVARSPVPSRSSTPGRRRQDELPVGVVAGVVRTAEQMVSSSVVSGGEAPSDGGVDGRVPRANTLESRAAAWDEAERAKFTARYKREEVKIQAWENHEKRKAEMEMKRIEMKAEQMKARAQEKLANKLAEARRVAEEKRASAEAMLNEGAARTSEKADYIRRTGHLPSSFFSFRIPSLCG; translated from the exons ATGCAAGCGGCGCGGCAGGTGGACGACAAGGAGTGCTACAGCAGCTACACCACCAATGGCACGGCCAGCGGGCGGCCGCAGCGCAAGAGCCAAGCCGCGCCGTCCAGGCTAAAGCCGATGCCCTCCAAGTGGGACGACGCGCAGAAGTGGCTCGTCGGCATGTCCAACGGCGGCGACGGGATCCACGGCGGCAAGGGGGCCGCCGCCAAGCCCCGCAACTCCAACGCCGACGACCGGCGGCTGCTGGGCTCGTCATCGCAGAACGGGCGCGTCTCCTGCAGCAGCGTGGACGGCGGGGTCGAGTACAACATGGTGGTGGCGCCCCCGACTCCGCCGCAGCTGGGCGAGGGCGGCAGCGGCGACGACGTCGGCGAGACCAAGAACGTGGACTGCGGCGGCATGCTGCTGCGCCCGCACGGGCACGGGTACGGCTCGCCCGTGTCGGTGTGCCTGCGGGACATGGGCACCGAGATGACCCCCATCGCCAGCAAGGAGCCGTCCAGGGCCGCCACGCCGCTGCGCGCCACCACGCCCGTGGCGCGGAGTCCGGTCCCGTCGCGGTCGTCCACGCCCGGGAGGCGGCGGCAGGACGAGCTGCCCGTGGGCGTTGTCGCCGGGGTGGTCAGGACGGCCGAGCAGATGGTGTCGAGCAGTGTCGTCAGTGGCGGCGAGGCGCCGAGCGACGGCGGGGTGGACGGTCGAGTTCCTAGAGCAAACACGCTCGAGTCCCGCGCGGCGGCCTGGGACGAGGCCGAGCGTGCAAAGTTCACGGCGAG ATACAAGCGTGAAGAGGTGAAGATACAGGCCTGGGAGAACCATGAGAAGAGGAAAGCTGAGATGGAGATGAAGAGAATCGAG ATGAAGGCGGAGCAGATGAAAGCTCGGGCGCAGGAGAAGCTCGCCAACAAGCTGGCGGAGGCGAggcgagtcgccgaggagaagcggGCGAGCGCTGAGGCCATGCTGAACGAGGGAGCGGCGAGGACGTCGGAGAAGGCCGACTACATCAGGAGGACGGGCCACCTCCCCTCCTCATTCTTCTCCTTCAGGATACCCTCGCTCTGCGGTTAA